A region from the Perca fluviatilis chromosome 16, GENO_Pfluv_1.0, whole genome shotgun sequence genome encodes:
- the LOC120575708 gene encoding phosphatase and actin regulator 2-like isoform X1, with protein MGRHKYRVRLSRDSRPRLTLPKRDTPVKTAVSRRNQYRRHLPMHYEAIPEEPVAEEMTVPTVNPTPTALAYPLHTQTCFTPVHCKSVLCFSSPAFTENPSDKAVLPATPANRKPGYRVSPAGHPIIQMTPEPDAIKGGEIPVKEQNVMTLESITSSSMESDTTFSYDDDDDDDDDDDDDEDEDEDCHSASTTSSSLSSPEIFRRESYVGKLTSLPINEELLGLNLHRKNSTLLDVSHAESIHMYHPPDLSNIIDTSMILAEKNCAINRNRGHEAVTKIHTDSFKSEKAFKLKTPPKLTNRRPLLYKKKVWFKSPIVAETFKAKHTPGTKLTIHNSSEPAHTSGPAEQIQPDTDTFRAGEINSKQEASQLTVKLKRPVQSSLDKAKIFDFINNSHRDAFFKRMRERCVKLESAPLFPLTAPKDT; from the exons ATGGGTCGACACAAGTACCGAGTAAGACTCAGTCGTGACAGTAGGCCTAGATTAACGCTACCTAAACGAGATACACCAGTGAAAACAGCAGTGAGCAGACGAAACC AGTACAGGAGACATCTGCCCATGCATTATGAAGCAATTCCAGAGGAACCTGTGGCGGAGGAGATGACTGTCCCCACTGTCAATCCAACCCCCACAGCGTTA GCTTatcctttacacacacagacatgctttACGCCTGTCCACTGCAAATCTGTGTTATGCTTTAGCAGCCCTGCATTTACTGAAAACCCCAGTGACAAAGCAGTCTTGCCTGCCACGCCAGCTAATAGAAAACCTGGCTACCGAGTGTCCCCAGCAGGCCATCCAATCATTCAGATGACCCCTGAGCCAGATGCTATCAAAGGTGGTGAAATTCCTGTTAAAGAGCAAAACGTAATGACTCTGGAAAGCATCACATCTTCTAGCATGGAGTCAGACACAACTTTCAGctacgacgacgacgacgatgatgatgatgatgatgatgatgatgaggatgaggatgaagacTGTCACTCTGCCTCTACAACTTCCAGCAGCCTTTCCTCCCCGGAGATCTTCAGAAGAGAGAGCTATG TGGGAAAATTGACTTCTTTGCCCATTAACGAGGAGCTGCTGGGTCTCAATCTTCACAGAAAAAACTCCACCTTGCTGGATGTGAGCCATGCTGAGAGCATCCACATGTATCATCCCCCTGACCTTTCTAACATCATCG ATACCTCTATGATTCTTGCTGAAAAGAACTGTGCGATCAA CCGAAACAGAGGACATGAAGCTGTTACCAAGATACATACGGACTCATTTAAATCAG AGAAGGCCTTTAAGTTGAAAACCCCACCAAAA CTTACAAACAGAAGGCCTCTTTTGTACAAGAAGAAGGTATGGTTCAAAAGCCCCATCGTTGCTGAGACCTTTAAAGCAAAACACACCCCAGGCACCAAATTAACCATTCACAACTCCAGTGAGCCAGCCCACACATCCGGCCCGGCTGAGCAGATACAGcctgacacagacacattcaGAGCAGGAGAGATCAATTCTAAACAAGAAGCATCACAACTGACGGTGAAGTTGAAAAGGCCTGTACAAAGTAGCCTGGACAAAGCCAAGATCTTTGACTTTATCAACAACAGTCACAGAGATGCATTCTTTAAAAGGATGAGAGAAAGGTGTGTCAAACTCGAAAGTGCTCCTTTATTTCCTCTCACAGCTCCTAAAGACACATAA
- the LOC120575708 gene encoding phosphatase and actin regulator 2-like isoform X2, whose amino-acid sequence MHYEAIPEEPVAEEMTVPTVNPTPTALAYPLHTQTCFTPVHCKSVLCFSSPAFTENPSDKAVLPATPANRKPGYRVSPAGHPIIQMTPEPDAIKGGEIPVKEQNVMTLESITSSSMESDTTFSYDDDDDDDDDDDDDEDEDEDCHSASTTSSSLSSPEIFRRESYVGKLTSLPINEELLGLNLHRKNSTLLDVSHAESIHMYHPPDLSNIIDTSMILAEKNCAINRNRGHEAVTKIHTDSFKSEKAFKLKTPPKLTNRRPLLYKKKVWFKSPIVAETFKAKHTPGTKLTIHNSSEPAHTSGPAEQIQPDTDTFRAGEINSKQEASQLTVKLKRPVQSSLDKAKIFDFINNSHRDAFFKRMRERCVKLESAPLFPLTAPKDT is encoded by the exons ATGCATTATGAAGCAATTCCAGAGGAACCTGTGGCGGAGGAGATGACTGTCCCCACTGTCAATCCAACCCCCACAGCGTTA GCTTatcctttacacacacagacatgctttACGCCTGTCCACTGCAAATCTGTGTTATGCTTTAGCAGCCCTGCATTTACTGAAAACCCCAGTGACAAAGCAGTCTTGCCTGCCACGCCAGCTAATAGAAAACCTGGCTACCGAGTGTCCCCAGCAGGCCATCCAATCATTCAGATGACCCCTGAGCCAGATGCTATCAAAGGTGGTGAAATTCCTGTTAAAGAGCAAAACGTAATGACTCTGGAAAGCATCACATCTTCTAGCATGGAGTCAGACACAACTTTCAGctacgacgacgacgacgatgatgatgatgatgatgatgatgatgaggatgaggatgaagacTGTCACTCTGCCTCTACAACTTCCAGCAGCCTTTCCTCCCCGGAGATCTTCAGAAGAGAGAGCTATG TGGGAAAATTGACTTCTTTGCCCATTAACGAGGAGCTGCTGGGTCTCAATCTTCACAGAAAAAACTCCACCTTGCTGGATGTGAGCCATGCTGAGAGCATCCACATGTATCATCCCCCTGACCTTTCTAACATCATCG ATACCTCTATGATTCTTGCTGAAAAGAACTGTGCGATCAA CCGAAACAGAGGACATGAAGCTGTTACCAAGATACATACGGACTCATTTAAATCAG AGAAGGCCTTTAAGTTGAAAACCCCACCAAAA CTTACAAACAGAAGGCCTCTTTTGTACAAGAAGAAGGTATGGTTCAAAAGCCCCATCGTTGCTGAGACCTTTAAAGCAAAACACACCCCAGGCACCAAATTAACCATTCACAACTCCAGTGAGCCAGCCCACACATCCGGCCCGGCTGAGCAGATACAGcctgacacagacacattcaGAGCAGGAGAGATCAATTCTAAACAAGAAGCATCACAACTGACGGTGAAGTTGAAAAGGCCTGTACAAAGTAGCCTGGACAAAGCCAAGATCTTTGACTTTATCAACAACAGTCACAGAGATGCATTCTTTAAAAGGATGAGAGAAAGGTGTGTCAAACTCGAAAGTGCTCCTTTATTTCCTCTCACAGCTCCTAAAGACACATAA